ATAGTTTACCAATGTATCATCTTCTAATTCTATATCATTTGGGTGAGTTTTTATACCAAATGGTTTAGAAACAACTAATAAGTACTCATCTTCAAACTCTTTAGTTATAGATACTGTAGAATTTTCTTTATATTTCGAAGTTGCTAAGTCGATGTTGACTTCTAAGATATCTCCTACTTTTAATGGTGAGTTTAATTCCGCTTCATTAGAATTTATTTTAATTGATTCTTTATTGTGATGATTATTCATTCTTATAGTATGGATATTTTTCTTTGAAACTTTTAAAAATTGACTTAAGTAACTCTCTACTGTAGGGAAAGTTTGTGTAATATTGAATTTCATTGAGACTCCTTATATTATGTCTTTTCTTGATAATATTATTATTATATACTAAATTGATGATATAAGAAAGAAAAATGAAGACAATAATATTGCAAAATTAACTTAAAAAAACTTTATAAAATAGGGAATTTTAACTTGATTTTAACTATAAAATATAGTAATATATAACTTGTGATTTAATTATACTAAACAGAGTGTTTACTAATAATAAACTTAAATAACGATAAGTTTACTAATGGTAAACAATTATTACAGTAAGTTAGATAATAATAAACATAGATAACGAAAAGTTAGATATTGATAAACAATTTTTAACTTTTCACTAAAAAGGAGCAGTTATGTATTCTATAGGTGAAAGATTAAAAAGACTACGTATACAAAAAAACCTCACCCAAGAAGAATTAGGTGAACGTACAGACTTGAGTAAGGGATATATATCCCAGGTAGAACGTGACCTAGCATCGCCATCGATGGAAACTTTTTTTAATATATTACAAGTTTTAGGTTGTGCGCCTAAGGACTTTTTTGATAAAGAAAGTACAAGCCAAAAGGTTTATTATTCTTTAGAGGATCAAACAAGTTATGAAGAAACTGATGAAGGATACGAACTTACTTGGTTGGTTCCTGAATCAAATGAAAAGGAAATGGAATCACTAATTTTAAAACTAGAGAAAAATTCTAGTTACAAAACATTTGATCCTTCAGAATCAGAAACATTATGTTATGTTCTAAAGGGGAAATGTAAATTAAAATTAGGAGATGAGGAATTTATAGCCTCAACAAATGAAAGTTTTTATTTTTTAGCTACATCTGAACATAGATTATCGAATCCATTTGATGAAGAATGTGAAGTGTTAATAGTAGCTACTAATTCGTATTTATAAGGAGAAAAAAATGGCAAATATTGTTGAATTCAAAAATGTATCAATGACTTTCGGTAATAATAACGTACTAAAGAACATTGACTTAGAAATAGAAAAGGGTAAATTCTATACATTACTTGGACCTAGTGGTTGCGGGAAAAGTACAATCCTAAAATTAATAGGAGGATTCTTAAGTCCAACTTCTGGTGACGTATTATTAGACGATAAGGTAGTGAATGACTTACCAGCTAATAAACGACATGTTAACACAGTTTTCCAAGACTATGCTTTATTCCCTCATATGAATGTTTTTGAGAATGTAGCATTTGGATTGAAAATTAAAAATGAGAAAAAAGAGATTATTAAGAAAAAAGTAAAAAAAGCCTTAAAACAAGTTAACTTAGCTGGGTTTGAAAATCGTGAATTAAGCGAAATGAGTGGTGGACAAAAACAACGTGTTGCTATTGCTCGTGCTATTATTAATGAACCAGAAATTATTCTTTTAGATGAATCATTATCTGCATTAGACTTAAAGTTACGTCAAGAGATGCAATATGAGCTTCGAGAGCTTCAACAACAAACTGGAATTACATTTATCTATGTAACGCATGACCAAGAAGAAGCTCTAGCGATGAGTGATTATATCTTTGTTATGAATCATGGTAAAATTGAACAAAGTGGTACACCACTTGATATTTATGATGAACCGGTTAACCGTTTTGTAGCTGATTTCATTGGTGAATCTAATATTGTTAATGCAGTAATGTTAGATGATTATCTAGTTGAAATTTACGGTAAAGAATATGAATGCGTGGATGCTGGATTAGATAAAAATAAACGTGTAGAAGTAGTTATACGCCCTGAGGACTTAGAAATAACAAGTGCTGAAAAAGGAAAAATTAATGTTGTTGTTGATACACAATTATTTAGAGGAGTTCACTATGAAATTTGTTGTTTAGATGACCAATATAATGAGTGGATTGTTCATTCAACAAAAGAAGCAAAACCGGGAGCTGCTGTAAGCTTAAACTTTGATCCTGAAGCAATTCACATCATGGTACCTGGAGAAACAGAAGAAGAATTCGATGCTCGTCTTGAATCATATGAAGAGGAGGAGTAAAAATGTTTAATAAAAAAACTCGTTCATTTTTTATGATTCCATATGTAATGTGGATGTTGCTTTTTGTAGTATTTCCAATTGTACTTATCGTCTATCATTCATTTAGAGATATAGATGGAAACTTCACATTAGCTAACTATAAAATATTCTTTAGTAGTACATATGTACTTATGACACTTTACAGTTTTTGGTATGCTTTTCTAATTACATTAATATGTTTAGTAATTAGTTATCCATTAGCGTTTGCTATTAATAAAAGTAAGCATAAAGAACTATTACTTTTATTAATTATTTTACCAACATGGATAAATATCTTATTAAAAACTTATGCATTCTTAGGATTGTTTGGTGAATATGGAACTATTAATAGTTTCTTAGAATATTTAGGATTAGGTACTCAAAGTTTACTATTTAATTCGTTTAGTTTCGTGTTCGTATCTAGTTACATATTCTTACCATTTATGTTGCTACCTATATATAACTCTGTATCTGGTATGAATAAGAACTTGATTGAAGCATCGTATGATCTTGGTGCAGATTTTAAAACTACATTTATGAAAATTATTTTACCTCTTAGTATTAATGGGGTAAAAACTGGTATTCAAGTCACATTTATTCCCGCATTATCACTATTCATGATTACTCGTTTAGTAGCAGGAAATAAAATAATAAACTTAGGTACAGCTATTGAAGAGCATTTCCTAGTTACTCAAAACTGGGGAGTAGGTTCTACGATTGCAGTTTTCTTAATAGTAGTAATGGGTATTATTATGATACTTACTAATACAAAAGACAAAACAAATTTTGGAGGTAGAAAATAATGAAACTAACTTCGAAACTATATTTAGGGGTTATCTTTGCAATTTTATACATACCTCTAATTTACCTAGCATATTACTCGTTTAACTCAGGAAAAACAATGATTGATTTTGAAGGTTTTTCATGGAAACATTATTTAGAGTTATTTGAAAATACTCGTATGATGATTATTGTAATTAACACAGTGGTAGTTGCATTATTATGTGGACTATTTTCAGCAATCTTTGGAACTTTAGGTGCTTTAGGGATATATTCTTTAAAATCTAATAAACAGAAAAATTCATTCCTAGTTGGTAATAATATTCTGATTGTTAGCCCTGATGTTATAATCGGATGTTCATTCTTATTAATGTTTACTTTTATTTCTAAATATACTGGATTAGAAACAATCCAAGGCTTCTGGTCAGTGTTATTATCACACATTGCATTTAGTATCCCGATAGTAGTACTTATGGTATTACCTAAATTATATGAAATGCCTAAAAGTATGGTAGAAGCTGCAATTGACCTTGGTGCAACTTATCCACAAGTGTTAAGTAAAATTGTTATTCCATACATTACACCAGGGATTTGGGCAGGATTTTTCATGGGATTAACATATTCATTAGATGATTTTGCGGTTACATTTTTTGTAACAGGTAATGGATTCCAAACTTTATCTGTTGAAATTTACTCAATGGCAAGACAGGGAATCAATTTACAAATTAATGCTTTATCTACAGTTTTAACTATCTTTGTTGTTGTGGCAGTACTTATTTATTATGTAATTAATACTAGTAAATTAAAAAGGGAGGTAAGATAATATGAGAAAATTACTTATTTCAGCTGTTTCAATTTTAGTTATCTGTTTAGGACTTCTATATAGTCGTAATTTTATAGATAGTTCAAATAGTGGAGATAAACAAACACTAACAATTTTTAACTGGGGAGAATATATTGATCCAGATTTAATTAAGAAATTTGAAGAAGAAACAGGGATTTCAGTTGTTTATGAAACATTCGATTCTAACGAAGCGATGCTTACGAAAATACAAGCGGGTTCAACACCGTATGATATAGTTATTCCATCAGATTATATGATTAAGAAGATGAAAAAATTAAATCTTCTAAAAAAATTAGATCATAGTAAAATTGAAGGTTTTGACAATATTGATCCACAATTTAGAGACAAAAGTTTTGATCCAAATAATGAATTTTCAATTCCTTATTTTTGGGGAACATTAGGTGTTTTATATAATAAGACTAAAGTTCCAGAAGATTTAAAATTTGAAAAGTGGAATGATTTATGGGATACAAGATTAGCTAACAATATCTTGTTAATTGATGGAGCTCGTGAAATGATGGGAATTGCTCTTCAATCTGAAGGGAATTCTGTAAATGATACTAATGAAGTAAACCTTAATTTAGCAGAAAGAAAATTAGAACTTCTTCATCCTAATGTAAAAGCAATTAATGCAGATGAGAAAAAGATGCTTATGATTAACAATGAAGCATGGGCTTCTGTAGTTTTCTCAGGTGATGCTAAAGCTATCATGGGTGAGAACGAAAATATGGTATATGCCTTACCGAAAGAAGGAACGAATCTATGGTTTGATAACATTGTAATTCCAAAAACTTCTAAAAACGAAGAAGCGGCATATAAATTTATTAACTTCATGTTAAAACCGGAAAATGCAGCTAAAAACTCTGAGTTTATTGGATATGCAACACCGAATACAAAAGCTAAAGAATTACTTCCAGAAGAAACTACTAGCGATGAACAATTTTA
This is a stretch of genomic DNA from Gemella haemolysans. It encodes these proteins:
- a CDS encoding helix-turn-helix domain-containing protein, whose product is MYSIGERLKRLRIQKNLTQEELGERTDLSKGYISQVERDLASPSMETFFNILQVLGCAPKDFFDKESTSQKVYYSLEDQTSYEETDEGYELTWLVPESNEKEMESLILKLEKNSSYKTFDPSESETLCYVLKGKCKLKLGDEEFIASTNESFYFLATSEHRLSNPFDEECEVLIVATNSYL
- a CDS encoding ABC transporter substrate-binding protein, translating into MRKLLISAVSILVICLGLLYSRNFIDSSNSGDKQTLTIFNWGEYIDPDLIKKFEEETGISVVYETFDSNEAMLTKIQAGSTPYDIVIPSDYMIKKMKKLNLLKKLDHSKIEGFDNIDPQFRDKSFDPNNEFSIPYFWGTLGVLYNKTKVPEDLKFEKWNDLWDTRLANNILLIDGAREMMGIALQSEGNSVNDTNEVNLNLAERKLELLHPNVKAINADEKKMLMINNEAWASVVFSGDAKAIMGENENMVYALPKEGTNLWFDNIVIPKTSKNEEAAYKFINFMLKPENAAKNSEFIGYATPNTKAKELLPEETTSDEQFYPDLESFGNRAEVYQDLEPKMLQLYNDLFLKFKINNRK
- a CDS encoding ABC transporter permease, with protein sequence MKLTSKLYLGVIFAILYIPLIYLAYYSFNSGKTMIDFEGFSWKHYLELFENTRMMIIVINTVVVALLCGLFSAIFGTLGALGIYSLKSNKQKNSFLVGNNILIVSPDVIIGCSFLLMFTFISKYTGLETIQGFWSVLLSHIAFSIPIVVLMVLPKLYEMPKSMVEAAIDLGATYPQVLSKIVIPYITPGIWAGFFMGLTYSLDDFAVTFFVTGNGFQTLSVEIYSMARQGINLQINALSTVLTIFVVVAVLIYYVINTSKLKREVR
- a CDS encoding ABC transporter permease, with product MFNKKTRSFFMIPYVMWMLLFVVFPIVLIVYHSFRDIDGNFTLANYKIFFSSTYVLMTLYSFWYAFLITLICLVISYPLAFAINKSKHKELLLLLIILPTWINILLKTYAFLGLFGEYGTINSFLEYLGLGTQSLLFNSFSFVFVSSYIFLPFMLLPIYNSVSGMNKNLIEASYDLGADFKTTFMKIILPLSINGVKTGIQVTFIPALSLFMITRLVAGNKIINLGTAIEEHFLVTQNWGVGSTIAVFLIVVMGIIMILTNTKDKTNFGGRK
- a CDS encoding ABC transporter ATP-binding protein; protein product: MANIVEFKNVSMTFGNNNVLKNIDLEIEKGKFYTLLGPSGCGKSTILKLIGGFLSPTSGDVLLDDKVVNDLPANKRHVNTVFQDYALFPHMNVFENVAFGLKIKNEKKEIIKKKVKKALKQVNLAGFENRELSEMSGGQKQRVAIARAIINEPEIILLDESLSALDLKLRQEMQYELRELQQQTGITFIYVTHDQEEALAMSDYIFVMNHGKIEQSGTPLDIYDEPVNRFVADFIGESNIVNAVMLDDYLVEIYGKEYECVDAGLDKNKRVEVVIRPEDLEITSAEKGKINVVVDTQLFRGVHYEICCLDDQYNEWIVHSTKEAKPGAAVSLNFDPEAIHIMVPGETEEEFDARLESYEEEE